The DNA segment ATCTGCTCTTTGCTCATGCCGCGTGGTTTTGCCAAGCCGTAGATAACCACCAGACAGGCGATCAGGATCGCGGTAAATGGATGACCGATAAACTCTAACCAATCATATAAATTTGTATTTGGTGTCACGAAGCGGGCACCAATGGTTTTCATCCCTACCAACACCAGCGGGCAAAGCACCAACGCCAAGCTCAGGCCAAATGACGGCATGTTTGATTTATCTAATACCGGTGCATTTTCTTCTTCTGGCATTGGCCAGCTAACACGTTTGCTGATGAAGTTACCAAACAGAGGACCCGCCAGCAGCATCCCCAGAATCGCCGCCACCAGACCAATCGCAATCATCCAGCCAAAATCTGCATTCATCTGTGCAGCTAACAACATCGGTACCGGCCCTGGCAACAAGAATGCTGCCGCGCTCGCAACACCGGCGAACAGCGGGATCGCCATTTTTACCACGTTGCCGTTAGTACGACGCGCTACGGCAAAAACCACACCAATCAACAGCACAATCGCCACGTCAAAGAATAGCGGCAGCGCACACACCAAACCGGCAATACCCAGCGCATAATGAGCGCGTTTCTCACCAAAGCTTTTCAGCAAATGGGCTGCAATCTGGTCTAACGCCCCTGTCTCATGCAGGATTTTGCCAAACATCGCACCAAGAGCCACAACGATAGTCAGGAAGCCCAGTGTGCCGCCCATACCATCCTGCATGGCCTGAGTAATTTTACTCAGCGGCATGCCAGAAAAAATACCTGCGCCAATCGACACCAGCATCAGCGCGACAAAAGCATGCAAACGCGCTTTCATCACTAAAAAAAGGAGAAGCAGTACAGAGCCGACAGCGGTGCCGACAAGAGTCATGGTATCCACAGAATTATCCCTGATTAGAACGTTGTTGGATGTGTTTCAACGTGTCAGCAATGACGGCGTCGAGCGGTTGATTAATATCAATGGCACAAACATCCTGTTCGTCTGAATCAGGCACTTCCAGCGCCTCAAATTGGGAAACCAACATCTGAGGTTTAAAGAAATGCCCTTTACGTGCTTTCATACGGGATTCGATAAGATCAAAATCGCCATCCATATACACAAAAGAGAGATTTCCATTACCTTCACGTAAACGGTCGCGGTAGCGTTTTTTCAGTGCGGAGCACACGATGATTGAAACATCGTTGGTGCGTTGCATGGCAAATGCGGCATCGTTCAACGCACTCAGCCAAGGAGCACGATCTTCGTCGTTCAACGCATGCCCTTCTGACATTTTGTTAATGTTGCTGCGTGGGTGCAAAAAATCGCCATCTAAAAAGCCACACGATAATTTTTGGGACACCGCACTCGCAACGGCCGATTTGCCGCTGCCCGATACGCCCATAACCACATACACGTAATGGGGCTTTTGTGTGTTTTTCATTGACTGGCTCCAGACATTTAGTGTTTTGTTGACGCTGGCATGCAAACCCCACGTCAATGTTACCGGTAATTGTTATCGGTAACATTGTCAGCCCCTTTACATAAACTTGCAATGTGAGCCAGCGCACAAAACTTTCTTGTGTGATCTATATCGCAATTTTAATTAGCGTCAGAACAATCACCATGAGAAGAAATAACAGGAATGCAACAGATGTAGGGGTAAAAACAATTTCATTAATGTTATTATTCAGTCATGAAATCAGTTAATTAGCGCGAAGAATCGGAGATTAAAAGAGCGCCAAAGCGCTCATTTTGAAGGGGGATGTGGGATGAAAATCAGAAATAGCTACTGCCCGTAATAGGCATTTTCGCCATGCTTACGTAAATAGTGTTTATCCAGCAACGTTTGCTGCATATCCGGTAACTGAGGGCTTAGTTGCTGCGAGAAAATCCCCATATAGGCAACCTCCTCAAGCACAACGGCGTTATGCACCGCATCAATGGGATCTTTGCCCCAAGCAAATGGCCCATGAGAATGCACCAAAACCGCAGGCATCTGTTCAGCATCAATATGACGCTCTTGAAACGTCTTAACAATCACCTGCCCTGTTTCCCATTCATAGCTATGCTGAATCTCTTCAGGCGTCATTAGCCGCGTGCAGGGAATGTTTCCGTAATAATAATCAGCATGGGTTGTGCCCCACGCAGGGATGTCCCGCCCCGCCTGAGACCAAATCGTTGCATGTCGTGAGTGCGTATGCACAATTCCGCCAATATTCTGAAAAGCTAAATACAGACCACGGTGGGTTTCAGTATCCGATGATGGCTTCCACTTTCCCTCCGCCACCGCGCCTGAGACCACATCGACTACCACCATATCTTCAGCTTTCATACCTGCGTATTCGACACCAGAAGGCTTAATCACCATCAGCCCCGTAGCACGATCGATGCCGCTGACGTTTCCCCAAGTAAATGTGACCAACCCATGTTTGGGCAGCGCCAAATTTGCGGCCAGTACCTGCTGTTTCAGTTCTTCGAGCATAGCTTCTCTCCCCACGTTGATAGCCTATTGTCCAGAACATGGCTCATCGCGGGTATGGGAAAACTGGCTACAAATCACTGGGGAATTGGCTAAATAAGAGGAATTGAGAGCATGCGCAACCGCATCGATAGCACTATTCGTTCATAGGAATAATTCAAAATAAGAATATTTACCTATTTTGAATTTAGCAAATAAATATACTAAGCCACATAGATATCACGGCAGTCAGCAGAATTATATTTCACTGATACGGCCAATACTAAGCATTACATTCTGGATTAACAATAACCAACAGCTAATTTTCTGCACGAAGCATGTCCTATACTTATATGGAAATATAATCGTCAGAAGCTTAAAAGGAGTAAGTGATGAATACAACAATGAAACGTTTTGCAGCGGCAGCACTGGCAGTGACGCTGGTTGCCTCTCTAAGTGCTTGTTCAAACTGGTCTAAACGCGACCGTAACACCGCGATTGGTGCTGGTGCTGGGGCCTTAGGTGGCGCCGTTCTTACCGATGGCAGTGCGTTAGGTACCGTGGGTGGTGCCGCTGTTGGTGGGATCATCGGCCATCAGGTTGGCAAATAATACGACTTCTATGATTTAACTGTGGGCTGATTTTTATATCAGCCCATTTTTTATTCAAAGAACAAAACGGCTAATCAGCCACCGGCTAACTTTACCTTGTGACCTTTGGCCTCAAGTAGTTGCTTCAGCAAATCCCTCTTGTCACCTTGAATTTCAATCACGCCATCTTTCACTGCACCACCGCAACCGCACTTCTTTTTCAGCTCAGCAGCTAGGGTCTGCAAAGCTGTATCGTCAAGATCCAAACCGCTAATCAGGCAAACACCTTTGCCTTTACGACCGCTGGTCTGGCGCTGGATACGCACGATGCTGTCGCCTTTTGGGCGCGCGACAACGGCCTTCTCTTCATCAATTCGCCCGGTTTCCGTTGAATAAACCAGTCTGCTGTTCTTGTCTTGCATGGTTGGAGTCTGTCCTGCTTAAGCTAGAGATTTTAATATTTCGCGCAACGTTTCTGCGGGCTCTGGAGATTGGGTGATCGGGCGACCAATAACCATATAATCCACGCCTGCTTTAGCGGCTTCAACCGGAGTCATGATCCTACGCTGATCGCCAGCTGAACTTCCTGCTGGTCTAATGCCCGGCGTGACCAGTTTAAACGCCTGCCCGCAGCTCGCTTTCAAACGAGTTGCTTCATGCGCAGAGCAAACCACGCCGTCTAGGCCACACTCTTTCGTCAACAGTGCCAAGCGCTCTGCGTAATCAGCTGGTGATAATTCAATGCCAATACCGCGCAGATCTTCCGCTTCCATGCTGGTTAGCACCGTCACTGCAATCAGCAGCGGTGCATCTTTTCCAAACGGTAGCAGCGCCTCACGGGCCGCCGTCATCATGCGCGCTCCACCGCTGGCATGCACGTTGACCATCCAAACCCCGAGTTCTGCCGCTGCCGCAACGGCATGAGCGGCCGTATTTGGAATATCGTGGAATTTCAAATCGAGGAAAATTTCAAACTGACGCTGCTGTAATTCACGCACAAACTGCGGGCCAAACAGGGTAAACATTTCCTTGCCGACTTTAAGGCGACAGTCACGCGGATCGATATTATCGACAAACGCTAAAGCAGCATTTTTATCGGCATAATCGAGAGCGACTAGGATCGGTGACGTAATAGCGTTTGCCTGAGATGGCGTAGAAATGGACATTGCGACTCCCTGAAGCTGGCGGTAAGTGAAATAAGGCCTTTATCAGGGAGGGCATTGTACACAGCGTTAGACAATGTGCCTAGCGCAGAGAGATATGAACGAAAAAGAATTACTGACCATCGAGCCCACGAATCGGCTTAATAGTTGACCACGCACGACACGATGGGCAATGCCAATACATGGTGTGTGCGGTAAAACCGCATTTCATGCAACGGTAGCGAGGCTTAGTGCGAATTTGCTCACCCACCATATCACGTAGTAGCTGCAAGCTTTCTTTCGCCCTACCGTCTTCGGCTTCTGCCAGATGGTAATCCATCAACCGATGGAAGGTTCGCATCGTTGGATGACGTTGTATTTGGCGCCCCACATATACCTGAGCGACCTCGATACCTTCGTTTTGTTCCAAGACTTCGGCCAGCATCAGCTCTGCGGTTGCGCCGGTATTCTCTTCTACACAACGGCGTAAAAATGAAACCCATTGATCCGGCTGGTTAAGCTGCTGGTAACACTCTTGCATCATTGGTAAGACTTCGCTGACCAGCTCTTTGTCCTGCTCTAATACCTGAGACAACGCCTCAACTGCCTTTGCTGGCTCATTTTTGGCGATATAAATACGGCCAAACATCACCGACACGCGAGCACAATTTTTATCCGCAGAGGCCGCTTTTTTTAACAGCGCCATAGCTCGGTCTAAATCATCGCTGCCCATTGCCTGCAATGACAGTTCACAGTAGAAATGCGCAATTTCAGTGCGTTGCTGATCTTTACCTAGTTTCACTAATTTCTCAGCAACATCGATGGCTTTTTGCCAATCGCTGGTCGCTTGATGGATAATCAACAGCTGTTGCAGCGCAGAGACTTTAAAATCCTGTTCATCAATAAGCTGATTAAACATTTCCTCAG comes from the Hafnia alvei genome and includes:
- the lapB gene encoding lipopolysaccharide assembly protein LapB, producing the protein MLELLFLLLPVAAAYGWYMGRRSAQQDKQQEASRLSREYVAGVNFLLSNQQDKAVDLFLDMLKEDSNTVEAHLTLGNLFRSRGEVDRAIRIHQSLMESASLTFDQRLLAVQQLGRDYMAAGLYDRAEEMFNQLIDEQDFKVSALQQLLIIHQATSDWQKAIDVAEKLVKLGKDQQRTEIAHFYCELSLQAMGSDDLDRAMALLKKAASADKNCARVSVMFGRIYIAKNEPAKAVEALSQVLEQDKELVSEVLPMMQECYQQLNQPDQWVSFLRRCVEENTGATAELMLAEVLEQNEGIEVAQVYVGRQIQRHPTMRTFHRLMDYHLAEAEDGRAKESLQLLRDMVGEQIRTKPRYRCMKCGFTAHTMYWHCPSCRAWSTIKPIRGLDGQ
- the araD gene encoding L-ribulose-5-phosphate 4-epimerase; the protein is MLEELKQQVLAANLALPKHGLVTFTWGNVSGIDRATGLMVIKPSGVEYAGMKAEDMVVVDVVSGAVAEGKWKPSSDTETHRGLYLAFQNIGGIVHTHSRHATIWSQAGRDIPAWGTTHADYYYGNIPCTRLMTPEEIQHSYEWETGQVIVKTFQERHIDAEQMPAVLVHSHGPFAWGKDPIDAVHNAVVLEEVAYMGIFSQQLSPQLPDMQQTLLDKHYLRKHGENAYYGQ
- the gntU gene encoding gluconate transporter, with protein sequence MDTMTLVGTAVGSVLLLLFLVMKARLHAFVALMLVSIGAGIFSGMPLSKITQAMQDGMGGTLGFLTIVVALGAMFGKILHETGALDQIAAHLLKSFGEKRAHYALGIAGLVCALPLFFDVAIVLLIGVVFAVARRTNGNVVKMAIPLFAGVASAAAFLLPGPVPMLLAAQMNADFGWMIAIGLVAAILGMLLAGPLFGNFISKRVSWPMPEEENAPVLDKSNMPSFGLSLALVLCPLVLVGMKTIGARFVTPNTNLYDWLEFIGHPFTAILIACLVVIYGLAKPRGMSKEQIMSICSAAIQPAGIILLMTGAGGVFKQILVDSGVGPALGDALIGAGLPIAVACFVLSAAVRVIQGSATVACLTTVGLVLPVTTQLGLNGGQLAALAICIAGGSIVLSHVNDAGFWLFGKFTGANELQTLKTWTVMETILGTVGGVVGMIAFTLF
- the osmB gene encoding osmotically-inducible lipoprotein OsmB, with translation MNTTMKRFAAAALAVTLVASLSACSNWSKRDRNTAIGAGAGALGGAVLTDGSALGTVGGAAVGGIIGHQVGK
- the gntK gene encoding gluconokinase translates to MKNTQKPHYVYVVMGVSGSGKSAVASAVSQKLSCGFLDGDFLHPRSNINKMSEGHALNDEDRAPWLSALNDAAFAMQRTNDVSIIVCSALKKRYRDRLREGNGNLSFVYMDGDFDLIESRMKARKGHFFKPQMLVSQFEALEVPDSDEQDVCAIDINQPLDAVIADTLKHIQQRSNQG
- the yciH gene encoding stress response translation initiation inhibitor YciH, with the translated sequence MQDKNSRLVYSTETGRIDEEKAVVARPKGDSIVRIQRQTSGRKGKGVCLISGLDLDDTALQTLAAELKKKCGCGGAVKDGVIEIQGDKRDLLKQLLEAKGHKVKLAGG
- the pyrF gene encoding orotidine-5'-phosphate decarboxylase, with the translated sequence MSISTPSQANAITSPILVALDYADKNAALAFVDNIDPRDCRLKVGKEMFTLFGPQFVRELQQRQFEIFLDLKFHDIPNTAAHAVAAAAELGVWMVNVHASGGARMMTAAREALLPFGKDAPLLIAVTVLTSMEAEDLRGIGIELSPADYAERLALLTKECGLDGVVCSAHEATRLKASCGQAFKLVTPGIRPAGSSAGDQRRIMTPVEAAKAGVDYMVIGRPITQSPEPAETLREILKSLA